A window of the Harmonia axyridis chromosome 5, icHarAxyr1.1, whole genome shotgun sequence genome harbors these coding sequences:
- the LOC123680690 gene encoding vigilin: MQQPVIEEGSVGYETPSVRSYDDLFPALPESFPVIGQNSHPTPGWHQRNNKMRVGSSIITQVFRVPFEERKLDHSQKFGEGESVQTCGNIMKDTGAHIEISHGKDQSLTFLVTGKPNEVLMARRKILVHFQTQASKQISIPKEHHGWILGKKGDRLKELEKQTATKISVPPMNDASDIITISGTKEGIEKAEHEIRVTSDQQSKKASERIDIPKMYHPFIAGAFNENVNQLIAETGAKINIPPQSVMRDEIFIAGDKEGVAAAVAKVQAIYREMEKKCNTVSVEVPKEQHKYVVGHKGSTIAEILQSTGVSVEMPTGDSTTGTITLRGPQDKLGLALSKVYEKANSVKSCHVDAPAWLHKYIIGKKGQTIKEITSNMEKIHVEFTPEDKIRIQGLPEEVEKVQEQLEVMAKDLIKKMTYVEKQVDTKLFKHIIGKNGTNVNKLREEYNVTINIDESGLIRIEGNKDEVQRINQELEEKIHKLENEKEKDVIIPQRHYRNIIGVKGSNIKDIRDRFNQVQITFPGPGERNEIVKVRGPKDDVDKCCRHLEKLVKELNESSYQKEVPIFKQFHKFIIGKDGVNIKKIREETQTKIELPSEGDKSDSIIITGRKDNVEKAAKMINKIKAEHELLVQEEITINPKFYNSIIGTEGTLIKMIQKDCGNVTIKFPSQECKSDKVTISGPKENVERAKQQLLERANEQKAYSFTAQIRAKHEHHKYLIGKNGSKISKIRESTGVNFEFPSNTAEDRELITIVGKEEAVEEAKKALLASIKELEDWVQITMTVDPKHHKYFVARRAEKLNQISDEFGVQISFPRFGESEEPVTLRGPKNAMDAAVARINEIIRDLESMVTIQCIIPQKHHRNVMGAKGHKVQGITSEFDVQVKFPDRDSYDPSQMNGDVDPEEIRPCDIITITGKEENCLKAKQALLDLVPISINVDVPYDLHRSIIGQKGRGVKELMSRYTVHIELSPPEVKEDVIKITGAPQNVVEAKEALLERVKELEADRKDRELRSFSLKMEVNPEYHPKIIGTKGVVINKIKEEHEVQINLPRKGDPEEHIITITGYQHKAEAARDAILKIVSDLNDIYKEEVNIDSRVHSRLIGSRGRSIHKIMDDYKVEIKFPRSDDANPNLVVISGDEDNVVEARDHLLNLEEEYLQDYEEQAERNQSHTLNFHFENAGGQSHRNHSRNEHNGFVVQGGPWEQRAPNTNSVTEFPSFGRNTEEPRQAPVAGAWGSRR, encoded by the exons ATGCAGCAACCAGTGATCGAAGAGGGTAGTGTGGGTTATGAAACACCATCGGTGCGGAGCTATGATGATTTGTTCCCAGCCCTGCCTGAATCCTTTCCTGTAATAGGACAAAACAGCCATCCTACACCAGGATGGCACCAGAGGAACAACAAGATGAGAGTTGGCTCTTCTATCATCACTCAAGTATTCAG AGTTCCATTCGAAGAAAGAAAACTTGATCACAGCCAGAAATTTGGAGAAGGAGAATCAGTCCAAACATGTGGCAACATCATGAAGGATACTGGGGCtcacattgaaatatctcacgGCAAAGATCAGTCTCTAACATTCTTGGTGACAGGAAAGCCCAACGAAGTGTTGATGGCACGAAGAAAGATCTTGGTACACTTCCAAACTCAG GCAAGCAAACAAATATCGATTCCCAAAGAACACCATGGTTGGATTCTTGGAAAGAAGGGTGATCGTTTGAAGGAACTAGAGAAACAAACGGCCACCAAAATATCTGTGCCACCCATGAATGATGCCTCAGACATTATTACGATTTCTG GTACCAAAGAAGGTATTGAGAAAGCTGAACACGAAATCAGAGTCACATCTGATCAGCAATCCAAGAAAGCTTCTGAACGTATCGATATTCCAAAAATGTACCATCCCTTCATCGCAGGAGCGTTCAACGAAAATGTCAATCAGTTGATTGCCGAAACAGGGGCCAAAATAAACATACCGCCCCAATCTGTAATGAGAG atgaaattttcattgctgGAGACAAAGAAGGAGTTGCGGCTGCAGTGGCTAAAGTACAGGCAATATATAGGGAGATGGAGAAAAAATGCAACACTGTAAGCGTGGAGGTTCCCAAAGAACAACACAAGTACGTTGTTGGGCATAAGGGTTCAACCATCGCTGAGATTCTTCAGTCTACCGGTGTGAGCGTCGAAATGCCAACAG GTGACTCGACTACTGGTACAATTACTCTCAGAGGACCCCAAGATAAATTGGGTTTAGCTTTGAGTAAAGTGTATGAAAAAGCCAATTCTGTCAAATCTTGCCATGTTGACGCTCCCGCTTGGTTGCACAAGTATATTATTGGCaaaaagggtcagaccatcaagGAAATCACCTCAAATATGGAAAAA ATCCATGTCGAATTCACGCCTGAAGACAAGATCAGGATCCAAGGGCTACCTGAAGAAGTTGAAAAAGTACAAGAGCAACTGGAAGTAATGGCCAAGGATCTCATCAAGAAGATGACTTATGTAGAGAAGCAGGTGGACACCAAACTTTTCAAGCATATCATTGGAAAGAACGGAACAAACG TGAATAAGCTCAGGGAGGAGTACAACGTCACGATCAATATCGATGAGAGCGGACTCATAAGAATTGAAGGCAACAAGGATGAGGTGCAAAGAATCAACCAGGAACTAGAAGAGAAGATACATAAGCTCGAGAATGAGAAGGAGAAAGATGTCATCATTCCTCAGAGACATTACAGGAACATTATCGGAGTGAAAGGTTCGAACATCAAGGATATCAGGGATAGATTCAATCAAGTCCAAATCACTTTCCCTGGGCCTGGCGAAAGGAACGAAATCGTAAAAGTTAGAG GACCAAAGGACGATGTTGACAAGTGCTGTAGGCATCTCGAGAAGCTGGTTAAGGAATTGAACGAATCCTCATACCAGAAAGAAGTAccaattttcaaacaattccaCAAGTTCATCATTGGAAAGGATGGTGTCAATATAAAGAAAATCCGTGAAGAAACACAAACTAAAATCGAACTTCCTTCTGAAGGGGACAAAAGTGACTCTATCATCATAACAGGCAGAAAG gatAATGTAGAAAAAGCCGCAAAAATGATCAACAAAATCAAGGCAGAGCACGAATTGTTGGTGCAAGAAGAAATAACAATAAATCCAAAATTCTACAATTCCATCATTGGTACCGAGGGTACACTCATCAAGATGATACAGAAGGACTGCGGAAACGTTACCATCAAGTTCCCGTCTCAAGAATGTAAAAGCGATAAAGTCACCATCAGTGGACCCAAGGAAAATGTTGAACGTGCCAAACAGCAACTGCTTGAAAGAGCAAACGAGCAGAAGGCATACAGTTTTACTGCTCAA attcGTGCCAAACATGAACACCACAAATACCTCATCGGTAAAAATGGAAGTAAGATTAGTAAAATCCGAGAATCCACAGGAGTCAATTTCGAGTTCCCTTCGAACACAGCCGAGGATAGAGAACTTATCACTATTGTTGGCAAAGAAGAGGCTGTTGAAGAAGCCAAGAAAGCCCTATTAGCTTCTATTAAAGAATTG GAGGATTGGGTGCAAATCACCATGACAGTAGATCCAAAACATCATAAATATTTCGTGGCCCGTAGGGCTGAGAAATTGAACCAAATCAGCGACGAATTCGGGGTACAGATATCCTTCCCTCGTTTCGGGGAATCGGAGGAGCCTGTTACACTTAGAG GTCCTAAGAATGCTATGGATGCCGCTGTTGCGAGAATCAATGAAATAATCAGAGATCTGGAGTCGATGGTAACCATTCAGTGCATAATTCCCCAGAAACACCATCGTAACGTTATGGGAGCTAAAGGTCACAAGGTGCAGGGAATCACTTCCGAATTCGATGTTCAAGTCAAGTTTCCCGATAGGGATTCTTACGATCCCAGCCAAATGAACGGAGACGTTGATCCTGAAGAAATTAGACCTTGCGATATCATTACTATTACAG GCAAAGAAGAAAACTGCCTCAAGGCCAAGCAGGCCCTTTTGGACCTCGTTCCGATATCGATCAATGTGGACGTTCCTTACGATCTTCACCGTTCCATCATCGGCCAAAAGGGTCGAGGTGTCAAAGAACTCATGAGCAGGTACACAGTTCACATCGAACTCTCCCCTCCAGAAGTCAAAGAAGACGTCATTAAGATAACTGGAGCTCCTCAGAACGTGGTGGAAGCCAAAGAAGCCCTATTGGAAAGGGTGAAGGAGTTGGAAGCCGACAGGAAAGACAGAGAGTTGAGGTCCTTCTCTCTGAAGATGGAAGTTAATCCTGAATACCATCCGAAGATCATTGGCACAAAGGGAGTTGTCATCAACAAGATCAAGGAAGAACATGAAGTACAAATCAATTTGCCAAGAAAAG GAGACCCAGAAGAACATATCATCACCATCACCGGCTACCAGCACAAAGCTGAGGCTGCCCGTGATGCCATATTGAAGATCGTGAGCGACCTGAACGATATTTACAAGGAGGAAGTAAACATCGATTCTCGCGTTCATTCTCGCCTCATTGGCAGCCGTGGTCGGTCCATCCACAAGATCATGGACGATTACAAGGTCGAGATCAAGTTCCCCAGGAGCGATGACGCTAATCCAAACTTGGTGGTTATCTCCGGTGACGAAGATAACGTCGTAGAAGCTCGTGACCAT